The region CCTCGGGTTCGAGCTGCGCGAAGGTCGAGAGCCCCGAGTAGCCCGCACCCAGGTCGTCCACCGCCAGGCGGTAGCCAAAGGAGCGCAGCCGGGCCAGCGAGGGTTTGAGCCCGGCGATGTCCTCGAGCGCCACGCGCTCCGTGACCTCGAGGACCACGCGGTCCGCGTGCTCGAAGAGGGGACACTCCCGCGCGAGCAGGTGCGGCGACCCGAGCTCCCGCGGATGCAGGTTCACGAAGATCTGCGTCGGAGCCGGCACGTCGGCGATCCGCTGCGCCACGAGGCCGCGCACGGCGCTCCCCAGCCGGTCGAGCGCGCCGAGGCGCTCCGCCGCCTCGAGGACCGCGCCCGGGCTGGACATGGTCCACTCCTCGCTGCGCATCAGCGCCTCGTACGCGAAGACGTCGCCTCTGGACCACGACACGATCGGCTGAAAGGCCATCCACAGCTGCGAGAGGGCGCGAACGAAGCCCGCCTCGAGCCCGGCCCGGTCGGCCACCTGGATCCCTTGCGCCCCCTGCAGCGCCTGGAACTCGCGCTTCAGCATCGCCATGCGGCGCAGGCGCACGGCACGCTCGGCGGTTGCCCGGAGCGCCGAGAGATCGACGGGCTTCACGAGGTACTGGAGCGCGCCGTATTCGACGGCCTGGATGGCGCTGTCCACGGTGGGGCCCGCGGTCATGAGCACCACGGGGAGGTCCAGGCTGCGCGACCGCACCTCGCGCAGGAGCTGGAGCCCGTCCATCCCGGGCATGCTGATGTCGCTGATCACGGCGTCGAAGGTGCCCGCGTCGAGGACTTCCACCGCCGCGGCCCCCTCGGCGGCGCAGGTCACCGCGTAACCGGCCCGGGAGAGA is a window of Deltaproteobacteria bacterium DNA encoding:
- a CDS encoding EAL domain-containing protein, coding for MLRAYERCLSRAGYAVTCAAEGAAAVEVLDAGTFDAVISDISMPGMDGLQLLREVRSRSLDLPVVLMTAGPTVDSAIQAVEYGALQYLVKPVDLSALRATAERAVRLRRMAMLKREFQALQGAQGIQVADRAGLEAGFVRALSQLWMAFQPIVSWSRGDVFAYEALMRSEEWTMSSPGAVLEAAERLGALDRLGSAVRGLVAQRIADVPAPTQIFVNLHPRELGSPHLLARECPLFEHADRVVLEVTERVALEDIAGLKPSLARLRSFGYRLAVDDLGAGYSGLSTFAQLEPEVVKIDMSLVRNIHREPTKQKVVRSMIALCGDLGCRVVAEGIELPEERDVLVECGADLLQGYLFGRPARAIDRRGK